Within the Marasmius oreades isolate 03SP1 chromosome 10, whole genome shotgun sequence genome, the region TTCCATCCCGAAACGGCACATTCACAGCATACCCTCTTCCCCGACCCGTACCCTTATCATCCAAAGACCCACTTCCCGGAAAGAAGTCTCCAAAACGGTGCAGAGAGCACGTCATAACACGGTCAGTGGTATAAAACGCCTCCTCCACACCATCTCCATGATGGCAGTCAATATCGACATAAAGGACACGAGGATACGTCCGGAGGAGTTCGAGTATGCATAGAACTATGTCGTTGACATAACAGAAACCTGAAGCTTCACTCTTCTTCGCGTGGTGAAGCCCGCCAGCCCAATTAATAGCAATATCCGTTGCTCCAGATGATATCCGTTGCGCAGCTGCGATAGAACCACCAGCCGAGATCGAGCAGAATTCGAAAAGGCCCTCGAAAGCAGGGTTATCCTCTCCAACCAAAACTATGTCGTTCGTGACTctcttttttttaaaaatTGATTAGAAAGATTTACTCACAACGAGTACCACGATATGTGAGCTCCTCAACTGTCTCTGGGGTGACTCTCTCCAGAAACTGAATGTACTCGTCTGTATGAAATGAAGTCATCTTTTCCGGGTTTGAGCGACTTGGTCTCTGTCCTCGAATGAATAAGACACAGAAAAGGGAGCCCAGGGCTTAAAAAGACACACGATAACATGCATCTTGTCCAGCATATCGTAGGCAGATATGAGGTCGTGAGCCAATTTCATTCTGTGCGGCTTCATGGTGTGTCCCAAACCGTAGGTATACGAGCCAACATCACCTTGGAATATGAGAATTATACCAGTCAATTTTATCGAATGTGAAATTGAAGCAAAAACTCACTATCGTAGTAATAAGATACGCGTCGACGGGACATGGTTGAGTGCAAGCTATGCGGCGCTTAGTCAACTCCATCTTTCCTCTTTTTTCGACGTCGTCATCGACGATGGCAGACGCGTCCACCCGTCGTCTCTGTGGCCAAATCATCTCAACTCATTTCGGTCCTCTCACCGCAAAGGTAGCAGAAACCCTATTGACCAGAGGCCGTCTCACATTCCCAACCGTGGTTCGATTCTCTCAACTAAAACCACGAACCGTACGAACCTCTATCCTAACATTAATCCAACACAACTGTCTATGGCACGCTACAGACGACACCGACGAGGTTCTAGAATTCAACACAGAAGAATGTCTGAATCGGTTAAGCTTTGGTTTCTACGCCTATCAAGCTCAACTACTTTTTGGTGATGCGGTATGTGAGTCAACTTATTTTTTTCATACGGGCTGCAAAACAAACCCCACCCGCATctcatttttttttgctttcgCAATTGTTTTAGGCTTCTGAGATTATTCAACTCGTACTGGATCATGGTAAACTTCGACCACCCGATATAATGTCCAACTTGGTTCACGATTCACGAAAAGGTTAGTCAAAAAGCAATTTTCTTACCATGGTTGAATTTCTCATATCCCATTATTATCAGGGAATGCGGTCTTCGCACAAGCGCTACACACCCTTGTCTCCAAACGCTATCTCAAACCTTCCACCACACTTTCACATATCTCGCCACGAGACAAGCGTATCAAGTACGAGGCCGACGAACGCGCGAAGCTCACTGGTCTTCCGACTCCTAAGCAGTTACGCGAAGTCAAAGTGGTGGCATATTCCAGACTAAAacgtgaagaggaggaggcggAGAAAGTTGGCCTGGtatgtcttcgtcttcactATCCGTTTTCGTCAACTGAGTCCATCCATGgtcagaaaagaaaagcaCCAGACACTATACCCAAACCAAAAAAGGTGATTCGAAGGCCTAAGCACCTTACTCAACCTTCCTCTAATTCGATTTTCCAGCGAAAATCAACATCAGCGATTAACAAGACAGTGGATGAAACGGTAGTCGATGTGCGTGCCCTCCTCTCCTTTCAAAAATGGCTGTCTTGCCCAACACTATCAACTTTCCAGGAATCAGTCTATTTTCGCGTCAACTACGATCGGTTCAACATCCATCTCCGGAACTCTGTGAGTTCAAAACTGACCATCATTTCCCCGGTTCTCCTCTCACAACCGTCCCTAGCTAATCGAACGAGCTGCCAGAGAACGCTTCAACGATGGTGCAGCCTTAACGATACGTGCAGCTCTAGAACTTACCCTACCCAACCAAATGAGTTTGGCGGACGTCAGATCAGGTCAGGGGATTAGCTCTACACCGTTTTTCCTACGCCCAATAACTCAAACCTTTCAATCTTAGATCCAATATCAATCTCCAACATCATCCAACACCTCAACTCACCCGAAAACGAAGCCACGCTCATCTCCGGACTGGTTCATTCTTCAAAACGACCTTCACCCGCAGCGTGTATCAAAGAATACATCGGAATGCTCGCATCAGCTGATAACCCGACACCCGAAGGGAAAGCATCTGCTTTCCTCACTTTCACCTTAGGCGGCGGCGGCAGCAGCGTTGGAGGCAGCACCAGCCACAACCACAAAATCCAAGTCGACTTCGAAACCCTCACCCGCCGACTCCGTCTACGTCTCCTGGAAGACATCACTCTCGAAAAACACGGTCCCCCAGGCCTCCGCATTCTCCGTCTTCTCCTCTCCCTCCCTGGCTCTCAACCGAAACTAGACGAAAAACAGATCGCTAAAAACGTGATGATGGTAGCGAAAGACGTACGGTCTTTCCTTACTGCGCTTTCGGCAGATGGGATAGTGAGTATAGCTGAAGTACCCAAGACGGCAGATCGGAATCCGACGAGGATGTTTTATTTGTGGTATGTGGATGTTGAGAGAGCTTTGACAGGGGTTTTACATGGGTTGTATAAGACGTTGTATAATATTTCGGCGAGGAGGCAGGCAGAGAGGGAGGATCCGATGGTGGTTGCGGTGTTGGAGAAGAGAGAACGAAGTGATGTGAAGGAAGATGAGGGGCTGTTGAGTGCGATGGAGAAGGATACGATCAGGTTGTGGGAAGATACGGAAGAGAGGCTAGGGGTGCTGGAGGGGAGAATTCAGGAATGCGTGTTCATTGTAAGAGAACTGGGGAAAGTAGGAGGTATTTCTGACGAATAATGTAGGTTGTCACTTATGTAGCTCAACGTCGCTTCATATCTTTAGCCGATCGAGTTCGTGATTGTTGAGTTATTAATTAATACATGGGTATTGTGGAATGTACCTCTACCACTCTCCATCCCTTTCCATTCTGTTCATTCTCGAATCCTTTCCAGTCCTTCATAACCCCGGCGTGTCGTAGAAAAATGGAAATAAGTACAGGAGATGTCAGTTTGGATGAAGACGTACATCGTTTGCTTTATGATTGCGAAGAGGGAATGCAACGCGTATGGAGGAAAATCAGTAACATTCAAGTGAGAGTAAAATAGAAGCAGACCAACCTCTTTCACTCCGCCAGAAAAACTTCTCTTGATAGACCTGCAGATTCAAACGATGgcatataaaaatgttagtCCAAGAATAAATTGAGAGAAGAGCTGGGAATCTCACCGGCACGACCCGTGTCACTGTCAGACCGCAAGTGGGCCAACTTGCAGTCTGACAGTGACCCCCGACCCATCTCGGGGTCATGGCACGAATGCCATGACAAAGACAACACTCACCTTGGAGCAAAGACTCACTATGGCGATTATCGAAGGTCGAATGTCGAAGTCGAAGTCGAAAGGCGATCGTGGAAGGTCGAAGTCGAACGTCGAACGGCGATTGGCGATTGGCGATTGTCGGTGATCTCACTCACTCACTCACACTCACACTGTAGCAAAGGCACTCACCTGGGATGGCAAACAATTCCAACTACCAGGACCTTAAAGGGTGAAAGTATCAGTATATAGAATCGAATGCAACccgagaagaaaaaacatACCTTGAAGCGGAGTGCTTGAAGCGAACCACATTTAAAGCGGTACGGAAGATCTAAACTTCAGCGGGGAGAGGGGGGGCACGATGACATGCGCCGCCCCTCCAATTCTCTTGTACACGAACCAGCATGCACAAAGTGAACTGGACGGGAAAAGTGATGGGAGGACTCACCTCTGGCGACCACCGCTTAGAACTTCCACCACGCCTTGCCGTCGTTGCACTTGAACTTTCTCACCTTCTCGCTCTTCACCTGCATGCCCCCCATTTTCCACCACGCCTTGCCGTTTCTCGCCTTCTCGCTCTTCACCTGGACGCCCTCCATTTTCCACCACGCTTCACCGTCATTGCACTTGAACTTTCTGGTCGTCTCGCTCTTTACCTGCGCGCCCTGCGAAGCAGCGGCACCGGTCCACCACGCCTCACCTTTCTCCGACTTCCTGTATTCAGTCTGGAGGGCCAATATGAATTAGTATGCGATCGGCAAAGGATTGTGATGACAACTTACCGCCCTGCTCTCGGCTGCGAGAGACTCGATCAACTTGCTCCATCCATTTGAGAGCATAAGCGATTCGCCTTGGTCCTCATCTACTAAACGAACGCTCAGAGGAACTTTGGGAAATTGGTCAAGAATGGAGCTCAAGCTATCATCCTCGGACTCGCTCTTCGGTACAGCTGGGAACTGATCGAGGATCGATGAGAGGCAGTCGacatcctcttcgtcgtcgtcatcgtacTCGCTGTCGCTATCAGAATCAATTTCGCTGAAAACATTGTTGTCAGAATCGGAGTCGGATTCGCTGTCCACAAAGTCAAACTCGTCGTCGTAGACGTAGTCATCATTGAGGTAGGTCATCTGAGACAATGTTCAGGTCAACATTGAAcgaggaggatgaggaggacGAAGACTTACCACGGCACCCTCTTCGTCTGGGGTGGTGATCATGAGGATCGGGGTAAGCTCTTCCTTGAAATAGGCGAGGCTAGAATAGGAGGTTAGTGGTACCGCGACCTCATCGACAACGGCGGTGAGACGGAAAAGGGAACAGTTGTAGCTGGGGCTAGCAGAAAGCATGATGGTAATAGGTAGGTAGGGTGGGTAGGGCAGGTGGGTTATAGCGCGAAAATGCAAAGATATGCTAGGGGGTTGTACAGAAGTACGAAGTATCAAGCTAAGATGCAAGAAACTTGGGGAAAAGGGGCCATTCCAGAGGGCAGGTTGATATAGGCTGGAAGTCATTTGGCTTTGTTTGGTCTATTAGGAATCCTGCGCACAGACTACCTTATAAGGAGTCATCCATAGTCTCAGTTATTCCGCCGACagagagggaaagaggaAAGAGGATGGCGAGATGGAAGTTGAGAGCAGGACGCGTCCCGAGACGCGTAAACAGCCGtaaatcaaatcatatgaGCTGTGTGGCGTCGCTGCCGTCATGTGTCCAAGCGTAGCGAAGGCCAAGCGCTATACGTCACTGACGCCCGCATGTGGGAAAGCGGTGACCGAACGactttgtttcttttttctttttgttttctgCAGATTAACGTGTTACAAGCAGTCTGGTGCTAAGACACACGGGTGTGCTCCTGGAGCAACACCAGTCCAAcccctttccttccttctctgccCAGATCATTGGTGAGCGCCTGAACTCTTTGTTGTGTAGCTGGTGTTATAGGTGTAACGACtttgtttccttttcttcattGAGGTTTACAACAGTCAATTTGCACTACTGATATCTCTCGAAGGATTCTCTTAGACAGCGGCGACAAGTTCTACGTCGCAATCGACAACAATCATTCAAAGCAACGCGTTGCAGCACCACGCTtcagaaattcaaagacCTCCCTGCTCTGGTTATTTCTATTGTCCAACAATCGGGAATCGAGAGAGAATTGGCTCAACCTTCACAGAAAgacaaaaacaaaaagagCCCGAAACTCTGGGTTGCACTCGACCCAGACAGGGGTTAATTCCAGAAATGCATCGTTCGAAATCCAAAAGagagttgaacgttgaagcaTGATGCGTTGCACAGAAGATAGGAAGatgaaaaacaaaacaaggaGACCAAAGAAGCTGGCCAAAGAGGAGACAGGAAGCGACagagaaacaaaagaggCACTTCGTATCTGCTGCTTCGAATGCAGTCGGTGTAGTTGGGTCTGATGATCCGCTCTGACTCTCTGAGGACGAAGTTGTTTCCAGACGAATGTTCTGTAAAGATTCAAGAACATGTCGAGAGGGACATCATGCAAGCCTGCATATTCCAGACTAAAAAGAGGAGAGGATGCGGAGAAAGTTGGCCTGgtacgtcttcgtcttcactgTCCATTTTCGTCAACTGAGTCCATCCATGgtcagaaaagaaaagcaCCAGACACTATATCCAAACCAACAAAGGTGATCTGACGGCCTAAGCACCTTACTCAACCTTCCTCTAATCCGATTTTCCCGCGAAAATCAACGTCAGCGAACAACAAAACAGTGGATGAAACGGTAGTCGATGTGCGTGCCGTCCTTTCAAAAACGACTGTCTTTCCCAACAATAACAACTTTTCAGGAATCAGTCTATTTCGCGTCAACTACGATCGGTTCAACATTCATCTCCGGAACTCTGTGAATTCAAAACTGACCATCAACCCCGGTTCCCCTCTCACAACCTTCCCCAGCTAATGGAGTGAGCCAGAGAACGCTTCAACGACGGTGCAGCTCTAGAACCTACCCTACCCAACCAAACGAGTTTGGCGGACGTCAGATCAGGTCAGGGGCTAGCTCTACGCCGTTTCCCTATACCCGATAACTCAAGCCTTCCATCTTAGATCCAATATCAATCTCCAAAGTCATCCTACACCTCAACTCACCCGAAAACGAAGCCACGCTCATCTCCGGGCTGGTTCATTCTTCAAAACGACCTTCACCCGCAACGTGTATCAAAGAATACATCGGAATGCTCGCATCAGCTGACAACCCCACACCCGAAGTCAAAGCATCTGCTTTCCTCACTTTCACCTTAGGCGGCGGCGGTGTCGGTAGTACCAGCACAAGTAGGCACCAGCCACAACCACAAAATCCAAGTGAACTTCGAAACCGTCACCCGCCTCCTCGAAGACATCGCTCTTGAAAAACACGGTTCCCCCCGGCCTCCACATTCTCCGTCTTCTCCGGCTCCCAACCGAAACTAGACAGGAATGTGTGTTTATTGTAAGAGAACTGGGGGAAGTAGGAGGTATTTCCGACAAATAATGTAGGTTATCACTTATGTAGCTCAGTGTCGCTTCATATTTTTACCCGAACGAGTTCGTGATTGTTGTGTTAATTAATACACGGGTATTGTGGAATGTACCTCTACCATGACTAACTCTCACCCCTTTCCATTCTGCTC harbors:
- a CDS encoding uncharacterized protein (BUSCO:EOG092610QT); translated protein: MADASTRRLCGQIISTHFGPLTAKVAETLLTRGRLTFPTVVRFSQLKPRTVRTSILTLIQHNCLWHATDDTDEVLEFNTEECLNRLSFGFYAYQAQLLFGDAASEIIQLVLDHGKLRPPDIMSNLVHDSRKGNAVFAQALHTLVSKRYLKPSTTLSHISPRDKRIKYEADERAKLTGLPTPKQLREVKVVAYSRLKREEEEAEKVGLKRKAPDTIPKPKKRKSTSAINKTVDETVVDESVYFRVNYDRFNIHLRNSLIERAARERFNDGAALTIRAALELTLPNQMSLADVRSDPISISNIIQHLNSPENEATLISGLVHSSKRPSPAACIKEYIGMLASADNPTPEGKASAFLTFTLGGGGSSVGGSTSHNHKIQVDFETLTRRLRLRLLEDITLEKHGPPGLRILRLLLSLPGSQPKLDEKQIAKNVMMVAKDVRSFLTALSADGIVSIAEVPKTADRNPTRMFYLWYVDVERALTGVLHGLYKTLYNISARRQAEREDPMVVAVLEKRERSDVKEDEGLLSAMEKDTIRLWEDTEERLGVLEGRIQECVFIVRELGKVGGISDE